In a genomic window of Thermoanaerobaculales bacterium:
- the argS gene encoding arginine--tRNA ligase, with the protein MPLQEIRKRCADAIATALEAELGHRAEPVLEVPPRRSLGDLAWPGALPLAKALRRPPREIAERVVAAAPWPEAVARVEVAGPGFVNIFLDRPGLLRRLLVPPAPAAGAGGPKTIVEHTNINPNKAAHIGHLRNAVLGDILVRCLRALESPVEVQNYIDDTGVQVADVVVGVLHLPEPELAAALDIEVSRRDELIGSFLARLPQDAVPAASTRDFDDLCWEIYPRVTARYEADPGFATHRDEVLHAVEGGPGEVDLEQAEYLLRGAVISGEPYSQRAIARLAAEVAAGNLRCHLATMARLGVAYDLLPHESDILHLGFWRQAFEMLEASGAVRLAAEGKNAGCWVMSLAASPEFADLDDPDKILVRSNGTVTYTGKDIAYQLWKLGLLAGADGRRLDFGYRTFARWTRPGPALPLCYGDQGQALVRTSSDRADALPSASFGAGARIYNVIDVRQSYPQRVVKEAVRVLGHPEAADGSIHFAYEMVALTPAAVRRIEEASGRSFCLSDEDMAKAYVEMSGRRGIGVKADEFLDVLEAAAEDAVVSRIGHRGEVADLQGRSRAIAVGALRYLMARQSRNRVLAFDFTEALAFEGDTGPYLQYSAVRARKVFEKLAERRGEGRVGAEEAALLEGAAIDDELWDLVLQCARRHEVVAQSLSCLEFSLLAQHVHDLAQLFHKLYHGHPVVPEEDGGVRRLRRAVFTVFVDEIRVLLEELLGIPIPEEM; encoded by the coding sequence ATGCCGCTTCAGGAGATCCGCAAGCGCTGCGCCGACGCGATCGCCACTGCCCTCGAGGCCGAGCTCGGCCACCGCGCCGAGCCCGTGCTCGAGGTGCCGCCGCGGCGCTCGCTCGGCGACCTGGCCTGGCCGGGCGCCCTGCCGCTCGCCAAGGCGCTGCGGCGGCCGCCGCGCGAGATCGCCGAGCGGGTGGTGGCGGCCGCTCCCTGGCCGGAGGCCGTCGCCCGGGTGGAGGTCGCCGGCCCGGGCTTCGTCAACATCTTCCTCGACCGCCCCGGCCTGCTCCGCCGGCTGCTCGTGCCGCCGGCGCCGGCAGCCGGCGCCGGCGGGCCCAAGACGATCGTCGAGCACACCAACATCAACCCCAACAAGGCGGCCCACATCGGCCACCTGCGCAACGCCGTGCTCGGCGACATCCTGGTGCGCTGCCTGCGCGCGCTCGAGAGCCCGGTCGAGGTCCAGAACTACATCGACGACACCGGCGTGCAGGTGGCGGACGTGGTGGTCGGCGTGCTCCACCTCCCGGAGCCAGAGCTCGCCGCGGCCCTCGACATCGAGGTCAGCCGACGCGACGAGCTGATCGGCTCCTTCCTGGCGCGGCTGCCGCAGGACGCCGTGCCGGCGGCCTCGACCCGGGACTTCGACGACCTGTGCTGGGAGATCTACCCCCGGGTGACCGCCCGCTACGAGGCCGATCCCGGCTTCGCCACCCACCGGGACGAGGTGCTGCACGCCGTCGAGGGCGGGCCAGGCGAGGTCGACCTCGAGCAGGCGGAGTATCTGCTGCGCGGGGCGGTGATCTCCGGGGAGCCCTACTCCCAGCGCGCGATCGCGCGCCTCGCCGCCGAGGTCGCGGCCGGCAACCTGCGCTGCCACCTGGCGACGATGGCACGGCTCGGCGTCGCCTACGACCTGCTGCCCCACGAGTCGGACATTCTCCACCTCGGGTTCTGGCGGCAGGCCTTCGAGATGCTCGAGGCCTCCGGAGCGGTCCGCCTCGCGGCCGAGGGCAAGAACGCCGGCTGCTGGGTGATGTCGCTGGCCGCAAGCCCCGAGTTCGCCGACCTCGACGACCCCGACAAGATCCTGGTGCGCTCGAACGGCACCGTCACCTACACCGGCAAGGACATCGCCTACCAGCTGTGGAAGCTCGGCCTGCTGGCGGGCGCTGACGGCCGACGGCTCGACTTCGGTTACCGGACCTTCGCCAGGTGGACGCGGCCGGGGCCGGCGCTGCCGCTGTGCTACGGCGATCAGGGACAGGCCCTCGTCCGCACCAGCTCGGACCGGGCCGACGCACTGCCCTCGGCGAGCTTCGGCGCCGGCGCGCGGATCTACAACGTCATCGACGTCCGGCAGTCGTACCCGCAGCGCGTGGTCAAGGAGGCGGTCCGGGTGCTCGGACACCCGGAGGCGGCCGACGGCTCGATCCACTTCGCCTACGAGATGGTGGCGCTGACCCCGGCCGCGGTCCGTCGCATTGAGGAGGCGAGCGGGCGCAGCTTCTGCCTCTCCGACGAGGACATGGCCAAGGCTTACGTCGAGATGTCCGGGCGGCGCGGGATCGGGGTCAAGGCCGACGAGTTCCTGGACGTGCTCGAGGCGGCGGCCGAGGACGCCGTCGTGTCGCGGATCGGACACCGGGGCGAGGTTGCCGACCTGCAAGGGCGCTCCCGCGCCATCGCCGTTGGGGCGCTTCGCTACCTGATGGCGCGGCAGTCCCGCAATCGGGTGCTGGCGTTCGACTTCACCGAGGCGCTCGCCTTCGAGGGCGACACCGGGCCCTACCTGCAGTACTCGGCAGTGCGGGCCCGGAAGGTCTTCGAGAAGCTCGCCGAGCGCCGCGGCGAGGGCCGCGTCGGCGCCGAGGAGGCCGCGCTGCTCGAGGGAGCGGCGATCGATGACGAGCTGTGGGACCTCGTGCTGCAGTGCGCGCGCCGCCACGAGGTGGTCGCCCAGTCGCTCTCCTGCCTCGAGTTCTCGCTGCTCGCCCAGCACGTCCACGATCTGGCCCAGCTCTTCCACAAGCTCTACCACGGCCACCCGGTGGTGCCGGAGGAGGACGGCGGGGTGCGCCGCCTCCGGCGGGCAGTGTTCACGGTCTTCGTCGACGAGATCCGGGTGCTGCTCGAGGAGCTACTCGGCATCCCGATCCCCGAGGAGATGTGA
- the argF gene encoding ornithine carbamoyltransferase, which yields MAGSLLGRHFLKLLDFTPDEIRGLLDLAARLKADRRVGRRGARLAGKSVALIFEKPSTRTRCAFTVACIDEGAHPEYLGKGDIQLGKKETVADTARVLGRMFDGIQFRGFAHRTVEQLAAHAGVPVWNGLTDAWHPTQILADVLTVQEEFGRLEGIALAYAGDGRNNVARSTLVGGAKLGMDVRVVAPKALFPEPDLVATVRAIAGETGGKVTVTESVEEGVRGAHAIYTDVWASMGEEDKIAERIALLKPYKVTRRMMELTGRPEAIFLHCLPAFHNLETDMARQHPEICEVEDEVFEGLQSRVFEEAENRLHTIKAVMVATLAG from the coding sequence ATGGCAGGGTCACTGTTGGGTCGGCACTTTCTCAAGCTGCTCGACTTCACCCCGGACGAGATCCGCGGCCTGCTCGACCTCGCGGCGCGCCTCAAGGCCGACCGCCGAGTCGGCCGTCGCGGCGCCCGCCTGGCCGGCAAGAGCGTCGCCCTGATCTTCGAAAAGCCGTCGACCCGCACCCGCTGTGCCTTCACGGTGGCCTGCATCGACGAGGGGGCCCACCCCGAGTACCTCGGCAAGGGCGACATCCAGCTCGGGAAAAAGGAGACGGTTGCCGACACGGCGCGGGTGCTGGGGCGGATGTTCGACGGCATCCAGTTCCGCGGTTTCGCCCACCGGACGGTGGAGCAGTTGGCGGCGCATGCCGGAGTGCCGGTGTGGAACGGGCTGACCGACGCCTGGCACCCGACCCAGATCCTGGCCGATGTGCTGACCGTGCAGGAGGAGTTCGGCAGGCTCGAGGGGATCGCGCTCGCCTATGCCGGCGATGGCCGCAACAACGTCGCCCGCTCGACCCTGGTCGGCGGCGCCAAGCTCGGCATGGACGTCCGGGTGGTGGCGCCAAAGGCCCTCTTCCCCGAGCCCGACCTGGTGGCGACGGTGCGGGCGATCGCCGGAGAGACCGGCGGCAAGGTCACGGTGACCGAGTCCGTGGAGGAGGGGGTGCGCGGCGCGCACGCGATCTACACCGACGTCTGGGCCTCGATGGGCGAGGAGGACAAGATCGCGGAGCGGATTGCGCTGCTCAAGCCTTACAAGGTGACGCGCCGGATGATGGAGCTCACCGGACGGCCGGAGGCGATCTTCCTGCACTGCCTGCCCGCGTTCCACAACCTCGAGACCGACATGGCGCGGCAGCACCCGGAGATCTGCGAGGTCGAGGACGAGGTCTTCGAGGGCCTGCAGTCGCGAGTGTTCGAGGAGGCCGAGAACCGGCTCCACACCATCAAGGCAGTCATGGTCGCGACCCTCGCGGGCTGA
- a CDS encoding acyl-CoA dehydrogenase family protein yields the protein MDFELTQDQLAIRDMVRDLARREIAPHAGAWDERQEFPRALFDKLGELGLLGVLIPEQYGGAGLAYIEYVVILEEIGAADGGVGLGVAAHNSLCTNHLYLYGSEELRREFLPKLASGEWIGAWALTEPGAGSDAGGTTTTAARDGGEWVLNGSKNFITHATSGQAAVVMARTSKEKGHHGISAFFVPFDRPGVSPGKKENKLGMRCSDTSSLVLEDCRVPAGHLLGKEGDGFVQAMQVLDGGRISIAALALGIARGALDATLQYAPTREQFGKPIASFQAVRHKLADMATEVEAARLLTFQAAALKNAGRPTTKQSSMAKVYASEVAVRVAEEAIQIHGGYGYTKDYPVERAWRDSKLCTIGEGTSEIQRLVIARELLDVEGGR from the coding sequence GTGGACTTCGAGCTGACTCAGGACCAGTTGGCCATCCGCGACATGGTGAGGGACCTCGCCCGCCGCGAGATCGCGCCGCACGCCGGCGCCTGGGACGAGCGCCAGGAGTTTCCCCGCGCGCTGTTCGACAAGCTCGGCGAGCTTGGCCTGCTCGGGGTCCTGATCCCGGAGCAGTACGGCGGCGCCGGCCTGGCGTACATCGAGTACGTGGTCATCCTGGAGGAGATCGGCGCCGCCGACGGTGGGGTCGGGCTCGGGGTCGCCGCCCACAACTCGCTGTGCACGAACCACCTCTACCTCTACGGCTCGGAGGAGCTGCGGCGCGAGTTCCTGCCGAAGCTCGCCAGCGGCGAGTGGATCGGCGCCTGGGCGCTCACCGAGCCCGGCGCCGGGTCTGACGCCGGCGGCACCACCACGACCGCTGCCCGCGACGGCGGAGAGTGGGTGCTCAACGGGTCCAAGAACTTCATCACCCATGCCACGTCGGGCCAGGCGGCCGTGGTCATGGCGCGCACCTCGAAGGAGAAGGGCCACCACGGAATCTCGGCCTTCTTCGTGCCCTTCGATCGTCCGGGGGTGTCGCCCGGGAAGAAGGAGAACAAGCTCGGGATGCGCTGCTCGGACACCTCCTCGCTGGTGCTCGAGGACTGCCGGGTCCCCGCGGGTCACCTGCTCGGCAAGGAGGGTGACGGCTTCGTCCAGGCCATGCAGGTGCTGGACGGCGGCCGGATCTCGATCGCGGCGCTGGCCCTCGGCATCGCCCGCGGCGCGCTCGATGCGACGCTGCAGTACGCGCCGACGCGCGAGCAGTTCGGCAAGCCGATCGCCTCGTTCCAGGCGGTCCGCCACAAGCTCGCCGACATGGCCACCGAGGTCGAGGCGGCGCGGCTGCTCACCTTCCAGGCGGCGGCCCTCAAGAACGCGGGCAGGCCCACCACCAAGCAGTCGTCGATGGCCAAGGTCTACGCATCGGAGGTTGCGGTGCGGGTCGCCGAGGAGGCGATCCAGATTCACGGCGGCTACGGCTACACCAAGGACTACCCGGTGGAGCGCGCGTGGCGGGACTCCAAGCTGTGCACGATCGGCGAGGGCACGTCCGAGATCCAGCGGCTCGTGATCGCGCGCGAGCTGCTCGACGTCGAGGGTGGCCGTTGA
- a CDS encoding saccharopine dehydrogenase C-terminal domain-containing protein, which produces MKRVIVFGAGLVVRAHVRYLLDHGFHVTVASRTVRKAEAILDGHPLGTPVAFDIEREPERLGALVAEHDLAVSLLPWVHHPAVAKACIAHGKHMVTTSYVKDEMKALDGPAKKAGVTLLNELGVDPGIDHMTAMKVIHAVQAAGGEITTFQSYCGGLPAPEANDNPFGYKFSWSPRGVILAGLNDARYRRDGRDVRVPGAELFDHQWQVPVEVEGKVVDFIGYPNRDSMPYTEYYGINPSDTMFRGTLRFPHWCAAITQMARLGWLGTAELDGLEGKTFADLTTRLAGLKSTRGLAGAVAGKLGIDAAQPAMSCMEWIGLFSSDPLPKPKAPVDILTERMLAKMSYADGERDMLVLQHTFVARYPGRRERITSTMVDFGIPGGDSSMNRTVGLPAAIGVRYILEGRFTRTGVIVPVMPEFYQPALAELERLGLQFTESSEVIG; this is translated from the coding sequence ATGAAGCGAGTCATCGTGTTCGGCGCCGGTCTGGTGGTGCGCGCCCACGTGCGCTACCTGCTCGATCATGGTTTCCACGTGACGGTCGCGAGCCGTACCGTCCGCAAGGCCGAGGCGATCCTCGACGGCCACCCGCTGGGCACGCCGGTCGCCTTCGACATCGAGCGCGAGCCGGAGCGCCTCGGCGCGCTGGTGGCCGAGCACGACCTGGCGGTCAGCCTGCTGCCGTGGGTCCACCACCCGGCGGTGGCGAAGGCGTGCATCGCGCACGGCAAGCACATGGTCACCACCTCCTACGTCAAGGACGAGATGAAGGCCCTCGACGGGCCGGCCAAGAAGGCCGGAGTGACCCTGCTCAACGAGCTCGGCGTCGACCCCGGCATCGACCACATGACCGCCATGAAGGTCATCCACGCGGTGCAGGCGGCGGGCGGCGAGATCACCACCTTCCAGTCCTACTGCGGCGGCCTGCCGGCGCCCGAGGCCAACGACAACCCGTTCGGCTACAAGTTCTCGTGGAGCCCGCGCGGCGTGATCCTCGCCGGCCTCAACGACGCCCGCTACCGCCGCGACGGCCGCGACGTTCGGGTCCCCGGCGCCGAGCTCTTCGACCACCAGTGGCAGGTGCCGGTCGAGGTCGAGGGCAAGGTGGTCGACTTCATCGGCTACCCGAACCGCGACAGCATGCCCTACACCGAGTACTACGGGATCAACCCGTCCGACACCATGTTCCGCGGCACCCTGCGCTTCCCGCACTGGTGCGCGGCGATCACGCAGATGGCGCGCCTCGGCTGGCTCGGCACCGCGGAGCTTGACGGCCTCGAGGGCAAGACCTTCGCCGACCTGACCACGCGCCTGGCCGGGCTGAAGTCGACGCGCGGGCTCGCCGGCGCGGTCGCCGGCAAGCTCGGCATCGATGCCGCGCAGCCCGCCATGTCCTGCATGGAGTGGATCGGGCTGTTCTCGTCCGACCCGCTGCCCAAGCCCAAGGCGCCGGTGGACATCCTCACCGAGCGGATGCTCGCCAAGATGTCGTACGCGGACGGCGAGCGCGACATGCTGGTGCTGCAGCACACCTTCGTCGCCCGCTACCCCGGTCGCCGAGAGCGGATCACGTCGACCATGGTCGACTTCGGCATCCCGGGCGGCGACTCGAGCATGAACCGCACGGTCGGCCTGCCGGCCGCGATCGGCGTCCGCTACATCCTCGAGGGCCGCTTCACGCGCACCGGGGTGATCGTGCCGGTGATGCCCGAGTTCTACCAGCCCGCGCTCGCCGAGCTCGAGCGCCTCGGCCTCCAGTTCACCGAGTCGAGCGAGGTGATCGGGTAG
- a CDS encoding OmpW family outer membrane protein, with translation MRKSVLVLVGCLVLCAAPAWAGGAFSLFGTYGEVTEDNRSYGVGARLSLGGQWVMVDLTGTWVPGHSAGDFDEDMQVVPFDLGLRLVLAPASELRPYVGAGVTYMAINLSERDVDDPTGFYALAGFNVKAWDHAGFFMEAVYREADATVVDYDGSEFDEDFGGIAGAVGFYWTF, from the coding sequence ATGCGGAAGTCCGTGCTGGTGTTGGTTGGCTGCCTCGTGCTGTGCGCGGCCCCGGCGTGGGCCGGGGGAGCGTTCTCCTTGTTCGGGACCTACGGTGAGGTGACCGAGGACAACCGGTCATACGGCGTCGGCGCCAGGCTCAGTCTCGGCGGCCAGTGGGTGATGGTCGACCTGACCGGCACCTGGGTCCCGGGCCACAGCGCCGGCGACTTCGACGAAGACATGCAGGTCGTCCCCTTCGACCTCGGTCTGCGCCTCGTGCTCGCCCCCGCGAGCGAGCTGCGGCCATACGTCGGAGCAGGCGTCACCTACATGGCGATCAACCTCTCGGAGAGGGACGTCGACGATCCGACCGGCTTCTATGCCCTGGCCGGCTTCAACGTGAAGGCCTGGGACCACGCGGGCTTCTTCATGGAGGCCGTCTACCGCGAGGCAGATGCCACGGTCGTCGACTACGACGGGTCGGAGTTCGACGAGGACTTCGGCGGCATCGCCGGCGCGGTCGGGTTCTACTGGACCTTCTAG
- a CDS encoding VWA domain-containing protein produces the protein MAALTVLSLPAVTVRAQYEGEVTVNAVVAPVTVRDDAGRIVSEVARDRFHLYVDGMEVPIRDFARESDLPLSLGFILDSSGSMAGHKLAACQDLIGAFLKERRQDDQLALWTFGDDRVLERFPFGMGWYLLPRVLETIRPWSTTALYDMIQRVPDVMERATHPRRAAILLTDGVDNASRLSAQDAGLIAEGLDTPIFVLGVEPPSTPATGETSYEEVLVLIAESSGGRYQRIPATEQMPAAVRALIAELSSRFIITFVTSGVGISKYRTLEVTVDGYRATSRKGYTGTLP, from the coding sequence GTGGCTGCCCTCACGGTGCTGTCGCTGCCTGCGGTAACCGTTCGCGCCCAGTACGAGGGGGAGGTCACCGTCAACGCGGTGGTCGCCCCGGTGACCGTCCGCGACGATGCGGGGCGGATCGTGAGCGAGGTGGCGCGCGATCGCTTCCACCTCTACGTCGACGGTATGGAGGTCCCGATCCGCGACTTCGCGCGGGAGAGCGATCTGCCGCTCAGCCTGGGTTTCATCCTCGACAGCTCGGGCTCGATGGCAGGCCACAAGCTGGCCGCGTGCCAGGACCTGATCGGCGCCTTCCTCAAGGAGCGGCGGCAGGACGACCAGCTCGCCCTGTGGACCTTTGGCGACGACCGGGTGCTCGAGCGCTTCCCATTCGGCATGGGCTGGTACCTGTTGCCGCGGGTCCTCGAGACCATCCGGCCGTGGAGCACCACAGCCCTGTACGACATGATCCAGCGCGTCCCCGACGTCATGGAGCGGGCAACCCATCCGCGGCGCGCCGCCATCCTGCTGACCGACGGCGTCGACAACGCGTCGCGCTTGTCGGCGCAGGACGCGGGGCTGATCGCGGAGGGGCTCGACACCCCGATCTTCGTCCTTGGCGTCGAGCCGCCATCGACTCCGGCCACCGGCGAGACGTCCTACGAGGAGGTCCTCGTCCTGATCGCCGAGTCCTCCGGCGGCCGCTACCAGAGGATCCCGGCGACCGAGCAGATGCCGGCGGCGGTGCGGGCGCTGATCGCCGAGCTGTCGTCGCGGTTCATCATCACCTTCGTCACCTCGGGGGTGGGAATCAGCAAGTACCGCACGCTCGAGGTGACGGTGGACGGCTACCGGGCGACCAGCCGCAAGGGATACACGGGCACTCTGCCGTGA
- a CDS encoding GAF domain-containing protein, with the protein MSVKDETRRARWARTLKQLSELIAKTDDAVAHRATAAALLHHKVPGVSWTGFYRLTDGELVVDAYQGPVACLVLARHTGVCWAGIDRNQTVVVPDVHAFPGHIPCDDRSRSEIVVPVRGADGRPVGVLDADSHRPAHFDEIDREGYESVVRLLERRWFGRNDD; encoded by the coding sequence GTGTCGGTGAAGGACGAGACCCGTCGCGCCCGCTGGGCCCGCACCCTAAAACAGCTGTCCGAGCTGATCGCAAAGACCGACGACGCCGTCGCGCACCGGGCGACCGCAGCGGCGCTGCTGCACCACAAGGTGCCTGGGGTGTCGTGGACCGGCTTCTACCGGCTCACGGACGGCGAGCTGGTGGTCGACGCCTACCAGGGCCCGGTGGCCTGCCTGGTGCTCGCCCGGCACACCGGCGTGTGCTGGGCCGGCATCGACCGCAACCAGACGGTGGTGGTGCCGGACGTGCACGCGTTCCCCGGGCACATTCCCTGCGACGATCGCAGCCGCTCGGAGATCGTGGTGCCGGTGCGCGGCGCCGACGGCCGTCCGGTCGGCGTGCTCGACGCCGACTCCCACCGCCCCGCCCACTTCGACGAGATCGACCGCGAGGGCTACGAGTCGGTGGTGCGGCTGCTCGAGAGAAGGTGGTTCGGGCGCAACGACGATTGA
- the tpx gene encoding thiol peroxidase: MATTHLKGNPVHTNGELPAVGTAAPRFTLVGGNLADVTLADHAGKRKILNIVPSLDTAVCAASTRRFNQAAGSLDNTVVLVISADLPFAQGRFCSTEGLTGVVPLSMMRGKRFAEDYGVLLVDGPLAGLCARAVVVLDERDRVIYTQLVDEITTEPDYDAALAALG, encoded by the coding sequence ATGGCCACAACCCATCTCAAAGGCAACCCCGTTCACACCAACGGTGAGCTCCCGGCCGTCGGAACGGCGGCGCCGCGTTTCACCCTGGTCGGCGGCAACCTGGCCGACGTGACCCTCGCCGATCACGCGGGCAAGCGCAAGATCCTGAACATCGTGCCCAGCCTCGACACCGCGGTCTGCGCGGCCTCGACGCGCCGCTTCAACCAGGCCGCCGGCTCGCTCGACAACACGGTCGTGCTGGTCATCTCCGCCGACCTGCCCTTCGCGCAGGGCCGGTTCTGCTCAACCGAAGGCCTGACCGGCGTCGTGCCGCTGTCGATGATGCGCGGCAAGAGGTTCGCCGAGGACTACGGAGTCCTGCTCGTCGACGGCCCGCTGGCCGGCCTGTGCGCCCGCGCGGTCGTCGTTCTCGACGAGCGCGACCGGGTCATCTACACCCAGCTGGTGGACGAGATCACGACCGAGCCGGACTACGACGCGGCGCTGGCGGCGCTGGGCTGA
- the mce gene encoding methylmalonyl-CoA epimerase: MEPERPSHLDHIGIAVRSIAEALRFWEAAGLRLEGAEEVAAQAVRVGFLPLGETRLELLEPTGPESPIARHLERRGPGLHHICVSVPDIRAAMAQLAAAGFELLSAEPQPGARGCLVCFVHPKSAGGVLVELSQPGMR, encoded by the coding sequence ATGGAGCCGGAGCGACCGTCGCACCTCGACCACATCGGGATCGCGGTGCGCTCGATCGCAGAGGCGCTGCGCTTCTGGGAGGCTGCCGGGCTCCGCCTCGAGGGCGCGGAGGAGGTCGCGGCGCAGGCCGTCCGCGTGGGCTTCCTGCCGCTCGGCGAAACCCGTCTCGAGCTGCTCGAGCCCACCGGCCCGGAGTCGCCGATCGCCAGGCACCTCGAACGGCGTGGGCCGGGGCTGCACCACATCTGCGTCAGCGTGCCCGACATCCGCGCCGCGATGGCGCAGCTGGCCGCCGCGGGCTTCGAGCTGCTGTCGGCCGAGCCGCAGCCCGGGGCGCGCGGCTGCCTGGTGTGCTTCGTCCACCCGAAATCCGCTGGGGGCGTCCTGGTCGAGCTGTCCCAGCCCGGGATGCGCTAG